Proteins co-encoded in one Streptomyces sp. NBC_01283 genomic window:
- a CDS encoding class F sortase → MRRKNTGQTNPGEKKPGGKRPGGKRPGRRILNSVIGAVTVLALCSGAWLLHNGTESHPPPQPAAEQAASAHPPSGRAQTSAALPPSPPDRIRIPAIRVDAPLMGLGLTRQGSLDVPPPKKTNLAGWYESGTTPGESGTAIVAGHVDNAEGPSVFYDLGRLTRGRTIEVERRDGSVAVFTVDANEVYDAKNFPDDKVYGAADRPELRVITCGGTYSRKTGYQGNVVVFAHLTSVR, encoded by the coding sequence ATGCGCAGGAAGAACACCGGGCAGACGAACCCCGGGGAGAAGAAGCCGGGCGGGAAGAGGCCGGGCGGAAAGAGGCCCGGCCGACGGATCCTCAACTCCGTCATAGGCGCGGTCACCGTCCTGGCCCTGTGCTCGGGGGCCTGGCTGCTGCACAACGGCACCGAGTCCCACCCGCCGCCCCAGCCGGCCGCCGAGCAGGCCGCGTCGGCGCACCCCCCGTCCGGCCGCGCGCAGACCTCCGCCGCGCTCCCGCCGTCCCCGCCCGACCGCATCCGCATCCCCGCGATCCGGGTCGACGCGCCCCTCATGGGGCTCGGCCTCACGCGGCAGGGCAGCCTCGACGTACCGCCGCCGAAGAAGACGAACCTGGCGGGCTGGTACGAGTCGGGGACGACGCCCGGCGAGAGCGGCACGGCCATCGTGGCGGGGCACGTCGACAATGCCGAAGGGCCTTCCGTCTTCTACGACCTGGGGCGCCTGACCAGGGGCCGCACCATCGAGGTCGAGCGCAGGGACGGCAGCGTCGCGGTGTTCACGGTCGACGCGAACGAGGTCTACGACGCGAAGAACTTCCCGGACGACAAGGTGTACGGGGCCGCGGACCGGCCGGAGCTGCGGGTGATCACCTGCGGCGGCACCTATTCACGCAAGACGGGCTATCAGGGCAACGTCGTGGTGTTCGCCCACCTGACGAGCGTGCGCTGA
- a CDS encoding aminotransferase class IV family protein, whose translation MTTPSPLQRLEIDGQAATADRLLWAALGGVGHFTAMQVRGGATRGLGLHLDRLDAATRELFGRELDGEHVRELVRHVLRDDIADASVRVHVHAPEGEPSVTVTVRAPGTVSESAQALRSVPYQRPFPHIKHLGGFGQARHGELARRAGFDDALLTAPDGTISEGAVTNIGFYGGSEVIWPAAPCLHGITMQLLAPRLPAAGLPTRRAPVTLADLSSYAAAFVTNARGIAPVRRIDGTEFGVDEKLMATLAGLYADVPWDAV comes from the coding sequence ATGACAACTCCCTCGCCTCTGCAGCGCCTTGAGATCGACGGGCAGGCCGCCACCGCCGACCGGCTGTTGTGGGCCGCGCTCGGTGGCGTGGGGCACTTCACCGCCATGCAGGTCAGAGGCGGTGCCACGCGTGGGCTCGGGCTGCATCTGGACCGGCTCGACGCCGCCACCCGCGAGCTCTTCGGCCGGGAGCTCGACGGGGAGCACGTCCGCGAGCTCGTCCGGCACGTGCTCCGCGACGACATCGCCGACGCCTCCGTACGCGTCCACGTCCACGCACCCGAGGGCGAGCCGTCCGTGACGGTCACCGTCCGGGCGCCCGGCACGGTGTCCGAGAGTGCGCAGGCCCTGCGGTCCGTCCCCTACCAGCGGCCCTTCCCGCACATCAAGCACCTGGGCGGCTTCGGGCAGGCCCGCCACGGCGAGCTCGCCCGGCGGGCCGGCTTCGACGACGCGCTGCTCACCGCGCCCGACGGAACGATCAGCGAGGGCGCCGTCACGAACATCGGCTTCTACGGCGGCTCGGAGGTGATCTGGCCCGCCGCGCCCTGCCTGCACGGCATCACCATGCAGCTGCTCGCACCGCGGCTCCCGGCCGCCGGTCTTCCCACCCGCCGGGCCCCGGTCACGCTCGCGGACCTCTCCTCGTACGCGGCTGCCTTCGTCACCAATGCGCGGGGCATCGCGCCGGTGCGGCGGATCGACGGTACGGAGTTCGGCGTCGACGAGAAGCTGATGGCGACGCTGGCGGGGCTCTACGCCGACGTCCCCTGGGACGCCGTCTGA
- a CDS encoding NADPH-dependent FMN reductase, which yields MTQNTNAVDPTPAPVASAAPVASASTPAPLRVAVIIGSNREGRFGPIVADWLLGRIRERTDFEADVVDLAESRLPTSLSFNPSPETLAELGKVTPKLAAADAFVVLTPEYNHSYPASLKSLIDWHNAEWQAKPLAFVSYGGLSGGLRAVEHLRPVFAELHTMTIRDTVSFHNAGGLFADDGTHKDPTAANAAAKSMLDQLQWWAWALRSAKEVRPYGS from the coding sequence ATGACCCAGAACACGAATGCCGTTGATCCCACGCCCGCCCCTGTCGCCTCTGCCGCCCCTGTCGCCTCTGCCTCCACCCCCGCGCCCCTTCGCGTCGCCGTCATCATCGGGAGCAATCGCGAAGGACGCTTCGGGCCGATCGTCGCTGATTGGCTGCTGGGCCGGATCCGGGAGCGTACGGACTTCGAGGCGGACGTCGTCGACCTTGCCGAGTCCCGGCTGCCGACCTCGCTCTCCTTCAACCCGTCGCCCGAGACCCTCGCCGAGCTCGGCAAGGTCACCCCGAAGCTGGCCGCCGCCGACGCCTTCGTCGTGCTCACCCCCGAGTACAACCACTCGTACCCCGCGTCCCTCAAGAGCCTCATCGACTGGCACAACGCCGAATGGCAGGCCAAGCCCCTCGCCTTCGTCTCCTACGGAGGGCTCTCCGGCGGTCTGCGTGCCGTCGAGCACCTGCGTCCCGTCTTCGCCGAGCTGCACACCATGACGATTCGCGACACCGTCTCCTTCCACAACGCCGGAGGCCTCTTCGCCGACGACGGCACCCACAAGGACCCGACGGCCGCGAACGCCGCCGCCAAGTCGATGCTCGACCAGCTCCAGTGGTGGGCGTGGGCACTCCGCAGCGCCAAGGAGGTCCGCCCGTACGGGAGTTGA
- a CDS encoding ATP-binding protein, whose translation MRTLVERARATLNSLGLRWKIAALLALGCAVVAVAIGVLVHQARLEQVSAGARSGATAQLVRVRQLYELTGQVDTGDEGMDAALDAPDLPASLRSAALDGRRTTYLDMSADKPAVWAARPVGDHVLSVREPLTEQAAEMAEFDRQLLASGAVVVILAALGGAALASRLSRELRTAAATARRISEGELDARIDHPRPPGSRPGKDEVAELATAVDTMAASLQQRIEAEQRFTADVAHELRTPLTGLHTAAELLPQSRPTELVRDRVLALRTLTEDLLEVARLDAEVERPDLDAHPLGSLAEGIVQRSGCPVRFVAAGGPDDDALVRTDARRLERIIANLVANARRHGADPVDVRVAGPVVTVSDHGPGFPEHLLKDGPQRFQTGTTERGHGTGLGLTIAFGQAQVIGARVELRNAESGGAVAEVHLPQA comes from the coding sequence ATGAGGACCCTCGTGGAGCGCGCCCGCGCCACGCTCAACTCCCTCGGCCTGCGCTGGAAGATCGCCGCGCTGCTCGCACTCGGCTGCGCGGTCGTCGCCGTCGCCATCGGGGTCCTCGTCCACCAGGCCCGCCTCGAACAGGTCTCCGCGGGCGCCAGGTCGGGGGCCACCGCGCAGTTGGTGCGGGTGCGCCAGCTGTACGAGCTGACGGGGCAGGTCGACACCGGCGACGAGGGCATGGACGCCGCCCTCGACGCACCCGACCTGCCCGCGTCGCTGCGGTCGGCGGCCCTGGACGGGCGGCGGACCACGTACCTCGACATGAGCGCCGACAAACCCGCCGTGTGGGCGGCGCGCCCGGTCGGCGACCACGTGCTCTCCGTTCGCGAGCCGCTGACCGAACAGGCCGCCGAGATGGCGGAGTTCGACCGGCAGCTGTTGGCGTCGGGCGCCGTCGTCGTCATCCTCGCGGCGCTCGGCGGCGCCGCGCTGGCCAGCCGTCTCAGCCGCGAGCTGCGGACCGCGGCGGCCACCGCGCGCCGCATCAGCGAGGGCGAGCTGGACGCCCGTATCGACCACCCGCGACCGCCGGGCAGCCGGCCCGGCAAGGACGAGGTGGCCGAACTGGCCACCGCGGTCGACACGATGGCGGCGTCCCTGCAGCAGCGCATCGAGGCCGAGCAGCGCTTCACCGCGGACGTCGCCCACGAGCTGCGCACCCCGCTGACCGGTCTGCACACCGCGGCCGAGCTGCTGCCGCAGAGCCGCCCCACGGAACTCGTGCGCGACCGGGTGCTCGCCCTGCGCACCCTCACCGAGGATCTGCTCGAAGTGGCCCGGCTGGACGCGGAGGTGGAGCGGCCCGACCTGGACGCGCATCCCCTGGGCTCGCTCGCCGAAGGGATCGTGCAGCGGTCGGGGTGCCCGGTCCGGTTCGTGGCGGCGGGCGGCCCGGACGACGACGCGCTCGTACGCACTGACGCACGCCGCCTGGAGCGGATCATCGCCAACCTCGTCGCCAACGCCCGCAGGCACGGGGCCGACCCGGTCGACGTACGGGTGGCCGGGCCGGTGGTCACGGTCAGCGACCACGGCCCCGGATTCCCCGAACATCTCCTGAAGGACGGCCCGCAGCGCTTCCAGACCGGCACCACCGAGCGCGGCCACGGCACGGGCCTCGGCCTGACGATCGCGTTCGGCCAGGCGCAGGTGATCGGCGCGCGCGTGGAGCTGCGCAACGCGGAGAGCGGCGGCGCGGTGGCGGAAGTACACCTGCCGCAGGCCTAG